CTTGAATGACAGAGAGGAGAAAGAAAGACTAACAGCCACGTAGGAGGAGGGCAATGAATATGTGACACTTGGAAATTATGCAAATCCAAAACACCTGACCTAAAATTAACAAAGGAATCAAAATAAGCgacattaaaataaaaaaataaaaataaaaaaagagaaaaaaacacACATCAAATAAATTTAAATGACGAACGATTTAATTTCCAGAGTTAACTTACCAACCATCATCAAGATGGAACCCCAACTGATATGGACAAGATGGATTAATGTTGATAGACTGAATTTCTTTAGGTAGAATACTTGATTGTGCCTGCACCATACAATATGAGATATTgaatttataaatatataaagCTTAATTAATTAGAATAGATTGAAAATAGAAGAAAGGCATGGTATCATTATAACTATGCGTACCTTCAGAGGCCGTATTTTATTCAGCATAGATGATAACCTTACTGATGTTAGAGGAAGAGAGTATGCCTGCAAATGGTAGACAGTTTACCATCTAGTTATTGACCAAgaatttcttattttttatttaggAAGATTATAAAATCAGAAAAGATACGAGTATACTAAATATAACATTTTATCAAGTCAGAAAGAGCACCTCCTTGTGACTTTGAAAAGCAGCTGACGATCTTCCACCACGTAGatcccatatatatataaagcCACTCTTACTAGCGCCAATCACGCACTGATAAACAAATACGAGGTAAGTTTTGATTGAATTAATACGAAAAAGAGTTAATATCCATGCATTATAACACGTACTACATGAGATTTACAAAAACTCTATACATAGATAAACTTTTGTCATGTACCCATgtatattataaaatataatatactTGATTCTCGTCTAGTTGGATGCTGGTGAGACCGTAAGTCGCATTAGTTGTAAGCCCAGATTGTGGACGATTGCTTGCTCTCCTGTCCCAGATACTTATTACTCCACATGTGTCAGAAGCAAGTACCCTAtgaaacaaaatattttaatgtTGTAGTATATTAAGATTTTAAATTATAGTTGAGTATTATATATTTCTTGCTTACAGACCTTGCATCGTCATTTGATAAGGCTATGTCAGATAAACCTAGTCGCACACTACTACCATGAACACTGACAGCAGACCTTTTTCTTAACACCTGCATTTCGATAACAAAACAAAAAAGTTAGCAGGGTGGTTCTCATCGAGATTTTATATGAGAATATAAAAGGAAAAAACATACCTCAGTTGGTTCAGAGGAAGCATACCCAATGTCAAATATAAGAACTTCGTTATTTCTCAGGGATGTACATGCAACCTGAATGATATGTAAGTTAAATCATAACCAAAACCACTTATAATGGAACAAAATATAATAGCAAGATAGAAAAAaactaaaagaaataaaaaaaaaatgccTTTTTTCTAATAGAGTACAGAAAAAGAAACATGGAACAATGAAGGATGGTGCCCTCTGAGATGTGTTACACAAGGTAATTCCTGATTATAATAAGTATGAGGAAATGCCCCAATCTACCAAATAAAACAAACCTAGGGTTAGTAGTTTAGTAAAATTACAGCAGAATAATAAGTAATACAAACAAATACCGAAATTCTTACTTCGGAATACGATTGCATCAGGCGTGGGGCGACGTCGTGAAGGTAATGGCGATCGGATTTTCCGGTCAATTGAATGAGGCTTCTTTTCCAGTGCGACCTTCGTTCAGGTGATGAACAAATTAGCAATTAGCGAAAGGTTAAAGCAACTACGATTGAATCGGCGTACCTTGCAATCGGCCTAGGGTTTTCACCGATCGGAGCCACCGGAACTGCATACTTCTCCATGACGGATCAATCGTGTGAGGAAAGCTGGTAGCAGCAGTGAGGCGGTGATGTATAAAGTTCCCGCCCTTGTATTAAACTTTGGGCACAACGTTTAATACCAAAATGATGGTTATTTGAAGAAAATTCACTCTTTAAATTTTAGTTTTCTTTTTATAGACGTATTTTCCCTTCCAACCAATtagggtagcccagttggccaccgacacccctCTCTTCTCAAAGGTatcgggttcgagtcttgggagtgacatatgtcgcccagggtaagaactcggcatgAGGAAGTCACCGCGAAGCTAGCTTGGccgggtagcggctcccggagtgagatcactccggcggttgggaggaccgtacACTATCCCCCCCCCCATTTTCCCTTCCTATAGGGGCGTTTGTTTCACAAGAATTCAATGGAATTTAAGAGAGTTATGTTtgattcacaaaatttgatggaaTTAGAATCCGAattccaatcttcatgtgttttcgacgcgaaccgtttcgaccagtaccgtttcgaatcaagctgcttcgacgcgaaccgtttcgatccGTAGCGTTTCGACCCGAACTGGTGGTTTGTAACGTCATCACGTTAAAAACCAATATTAAAATACTTTGCGGAAAATAGGCCCATATTTTTTTTGTGACATTAAGTAATAAAAGATAATATTCCCAAAAATATATGAATCCACATAACTGGATTAATAAAACATTTGCAAACAAGtatttagaaaaattttgccatggCCCATTTGCAAAACGACAAATCTTTACGAAAACAAAACCTGCTTAACAACCAAAGTTTTTATAAAACAAGCATAACCCATTACCACATTGACATACTACCATTTCGCTAAAACAGATGTTGGACTTAAACTCCAAAATACAAATACTTAAATCTAATTGGCCCAATAAAAAAAACCCACATACTTAGTGAACAAAATATCACTAAATCATCCTATCGTTGACCCGCTTCCAAGACTTGATTACTTTCGCCTTTCTACCACCCTAATCTGTCATATAACATTACCATGTCATTAGTGTCGACCGGGAAACTACGGTAAGCATAATAATAACTAATATACTGATTGAACCGGATTATTGGTGAACGACTTGTGAGCTCTTTTCTTATTTCATGATTCCGGTTCAAGTCACCCCGTTGATTCTCATGACTTATCACCTACATTGAAAACACCAAAAAAAAGATTTTGCTAAGTGAGGACTCATAATTTGATTTTGTATCAAACATAAAGGAGTAACTCAATGCTCATAACACCCAACAAAACAATGTCGAGCCACCACTTCATCATCTCAAGTCACGCATTTTGTGACTTTCTCCATTCTAATCTGGGCGCCCTTTTTATCCATATTTCATGTATATCCCTACTAGTATAAAATCAAGGACACTTCAAAGTAAATCATTATCAAACTGCTTCGGTCAATATAAATAAAATGGTAAACCGCTACATAATTATGTTGTAATTCATTAGACAACATATACGATTTTCAACAATCATTATTACCTAACATGGGTaaggatcaaataggaagtttaatcttgctaggaaggataggaagtcaTCTTAGACATCCACGTGGCAAAGTAAAAATACAAGtgggaagggtattttagtccaGCCTCCATCAAAACCACCTAACACCTGCAAATCAATATTTCACTACTTGGAAGTCCAAATTAGTCAACTCTTTCTCTCTTTATAACCCCATCTCTCCGTCTTCTCTCTCCACATTCTGGTAGCACCACTGTCATTGCACCATAACCCACCACCGCTGACCACCACATATCACTACCCATTTCCGATTTGCCCACCCCAACCTCCGGCAACAACCACCTGCACCATCTCACGCAACACCACGACGCCTGAAAGTGCCATTCATTGTTCTCCTTTTCTCTGTCAGATCTCGACAAcacacaggggacattcctttTCGTAGCGATGTTCAACACATCGTGCGCTCTCCTCGACAGTCGTCATATGTGTACGACGGAGAACATCGGAGGTCCGAtaacaacactgattttgaagaAAACATGTGAGCTGCTACTTAAGAGGTAACTACGGTGCATATCATTGTGGAGTGGGGAAAAAGTGAGGTGTATTTCAATGGTTTTTCATTGCGTTTTGTTAATTTTTGGAGTTGAATTTCATTGCGTTTTATTAATTTTGGAGACGAACGAATGAGTGACGCTTCTCTTTGTCATTTGGTGCAATTATGATGCTCATTCTTTTGTTTT
Above is a window of Helianthus annuus cultivar XRQ/B chromosome 14, HanXRQr2.0-SUNRISE, whole genome shotgun sequence DNA encoding:
- the LOC110904505 gene encoding uncharacterized protein LOC110904505 isoform X2, translated to MEKYAVPVAPIGENPRPIARSHWKRSLIQLTGKSDRHYLHDVAPRLMQSYSEVACTSLRNNEVLIFDIGYASSEPTEVLRKRSAVSVHGSSVRLGLSDIALSNDDARVLASDTCGVISIWDRRASNRPQSGLTTNATYGLTSIQLDENQCVIGASKSGFIYIWDLRGGRSSAAFQSHKEAYSLPLTSVRLSSMLNKIRPLKAQSSILPKEIQSININPSCPYQLGFHLDDGWSGVLDLHNFQVSHIHCPPPTWLDQLNAALFISLSRKPSWLPKHSIYAVGSTSSNGLHLLDFYPHTSSPCHVDYDDSKNPSETFECKQNVFVPLSGHVTACAAHPLNGTIVAGTAVCIHTYT
- the LOC110904505 gene encoding uncharacterized protein LOC110904505 isoform X4, whose translation is MFLFLYSIRKKVACTSLRNNEVLIFDIGYASSEPTEVLRKRSAVSVHGSSVRLGLSDIALSNDDARVLASDTCGVISIWDRRASNRPQSGLTTNATYGLTSIQLDENQCVIGASKSGFIYIWDLRGGRSSAAFQSHKEAYSLPLTSVRLSSMLNKIRPLKAQSSILPKEIQSININPSCPYQLGFHLDDGWSGVLDLHNFQVSHIHCPPPTWLDQLNAALFISLSRKPSWLPKHSIYAVGSTSSNGLHLLDFYPHTSSPCHVDYDDSKNPSETFECKQNVFVPLSGHVTACAAHPLNGTIVAGTAEASLLMISQKHLCKKGDGNDDEHS
- the LOC110904505 gene encoding uncharacterized protein LOC110904505 isoform X3, which gives rise to MEKYAVPVAPIGENPRPIARSHWKRSLIQLTGKSDRHYLHDVAPRLMQSYSEVACTSLRNNEVLIFDIGYASSEPTEVLRKRSAVSVHGSSVRLGLSDIALSNDDARVLASDTCGVISIWDRRASNRPQSGLTTNATYGLTSIQLDENQCVIGASKSGFIYIWDLRGGRSSAAFQSHKEAYSLPLTSVRLSSMLNKIRPLKAQSSILPKEIQSININPSCPYQLGFHLDDGWSGVLDLHNFQVSHIHCPPPTWLDQLNAALFISLSRKPSWLPKHSIYAVGSTSSNGLHLLDFYPHTSSPCHVDYDDSKNPSETFECKQNVFVPLSGHVTACAAHPLNGTIVAGTAPLY
- the LOC110904505 gene encoding uncharacterized protein LOC110904505 isoform X1, whose translation is MEKYAVPVAPIGENPRPIARSHWKRSLIQLTGKSDRHYLHDVAPRLMQSYSEVACTSLRNNEVLIFDIGYASSEPTEVLRKRSAVSVHGSSVRLGLSDIALSNDDARVLASDTCGVISIWDRRASNRPQSGLTTNATYGLTSIQLDENQCVIGASKSGFIYIWDLRGGRSSAAFQSHKEAYSLPLTSVRLSSMLNKIRPLKAQSSILPKEIQSININPSCPYQLGFHLDDGWSGVLDLHNFQVSHIHCPPPTWLDQLNAALFISLSRKPSWLPKHSIYAVGSTSSNGLHLLDFYPHTSSPCHVDYDDSKNPSETFECKQNVFVPLSGHVTACAAHPLNGTIVAGTAEASLLMISQKHLCKKGDGNDDEHS